In Cheilinus undulatus linkage group 24, ASM1832078v1, whole genome shotgun sequence, a single window of DNA contains:
- the nfkbiz gene encoding NF-kappa-B inhibitor zeta isoform X2 → MLDPKGNETRGSQLQSAGINIGKDDKDCVNMDVGPPAYIQALHRKNTVKELLMMKRQKWNCSQDGNNLEQKPKFAKSEGFANGLHPHPYGPPVPSNPTIVHNTFPTNTDATTLQQEQHPPLQEQAEVKLSLFHWQIQQEMQRVGRISLEQLTMQDSDGDTFLHIAVAQGRRALAFALAARMATCSSLDMKEHNRQTALQIAAASNQHLIVQDLLGHGADINSRDLWGRSPLHVCAEKGHPLSLRSIWTTLMGSGRQIDVEMYNYDGLTPLHSAVLSHNAVVKEQRRQGNACSFMMTEQQQRKQTYIDCIKTLLLMGASYATKDLKSGRTCLHMAAEEANMDLFHIFFQDPSSLSITFSGNTPLHIASSVQSSNGQVEAVKLLMQKGADPGIKNLENDLAFQLVPEGPVGEKLRKILKGKYHHA, encoded by the exons ATGCTGGATCCAAAAGGGAACGAGACCAGAGGGAGCCAGCTTCAGTCAGCAGGGATCAACATTGGCAAGGATGACAAAG ACTGTGTTAACATGGATGTTGGACCTCCAGCGTACATTCAAGCTTTGCACAGGAAGAACACGGTGAAAGAGCTGCTAATGATGAAACGTCAG AAATGGAACTGCTCACAGGATGGCAACAACTTGGAGCAAAAACCAAAGTTTGCAAAGTCAGAGGGATTTGCAAATGGCTTACATCCTCATCCTTATGGTCCTCCTGTTCCATCTAACCCCACTATTGTTCATAATACTTTTCCTACCAATACTGATGCCACTACCCTGCAACAAGAGCAGCATCCACCCCTACAAGAACAGGCTGAAGTAAAACTATCTTTGTTTCATTGGCAAATACAGCAAGAGATGCAGAGAGTTGGAAGGATTTCTCTTGAGCAGCTGACCATGCAGGATTCAGATGGTGATAC ATTTCTTCACATTGCCGTTGCACAAGGTAGACGAGCTCTTGCTTTTGCGCTTGCTGCCAGAATGGCTACCTGCAGCTCTCTGGACATGAAGGAACACAACCGGCAG ACAGCACTTCAAATTGCCGCTGCCTCCAATCAGCACTTAATTGTTCAGGACCTGCTGGGACATGGCGCTGATATCAACAGCCGGGACCTGTGGGGCCGCTCtcctctgcatgtgtgtgctgaAAAAGGTCATCCTCTTAGTCTTCGG AGCATTTGGACAACCCTGATGGGGAGTGGGAGACAGATTGATGTTGAAATGTACAATTATGATG GTTTAACTCCGCTGCACTCAGCAGTCTTGTCCCACAATGCTGTTGTTAAAGAGCAGAGGAGGCAGGGAAATGCTTGTTCCTTCATGatgacagagcagcagcagaggaagcaGACTTATATCGATTGTATTAAGACTCTGCTGCTTATGGGCGCCTCTTATGCAACAAAG GATTTAAAAAGCGGACGTACGTGTTTGCACATGGCTGCTGAGGAGGCAAATATGGATCTCTTTCACATCTTCTTCCAAGATCCATCCTCGCTGTCAATT ACATTCAGTGGCAACACACCCCTGCACATCGCCAGCTCTGTGCAAAGCAGCAACGGTCAAGTGGAGGCGGTGAAGCTGCTTATGCAAAAAGGAGCTGACCCTGGGATCAAGAACTTGGAGAACGATCTGGCGTTTCAGCTGGTGCCTGAAGGACCCGTAGGTGAAAAG TTGCGGAAGATCCTCAAAGGGAAGTACCACCATGCTTAA
- the nfkbiz gene encoding NF-kappa-B inhibitor zeta isoform X1 translates to MLDPKGNETRGSQLQSAGINIGKDDKDCVNMDVGPPAYIQALHRKNTVKELLMMKRQKWNCSQDGNNLEQKPKFAKSEGFANGLHPHPYGPPVPSNPTIVHNTFPTNTDATTLQQEQHPPLQEQAEVKLSLFHWQIQQEMQRVGRISLEQLTMQDSDGDTFLHIAVAQGRRALAFALAARMATCSSLDMKEHNRQTALQIAAASNQHLIVQDLLGHGADINSRDLWGRSPLHVCAEKGHPLSLRSIWTTLMGSGRQIDVEMYNYDGLTPLHSAVLSHNAVVKEQRRQGNACSFMMTEQQQRKQTYIDCIKTLLLMGASYATKDLKSGRTCLHMAAEEANMDLFHIFFQDPSSLSIVNVKTFSGNTPLHIASSVQSSNGQVEAVKLLMQKGADPGIKNLENDLAFQLVPEGPVGEKLRKILKGKYHHA, encoded by the exons ATGCTGGATCCAAAAGGGAACGAGACCAGAGGGAGCCAGCTTCAGTCAGCAGGGATCAACATTGGCAAGGATGACAAAG ACTGTGTTAACATGGATGTTGGACCTCCAGCGTACATTCAAGCTTTGCACAGGAAGAACACGGTGAAAGAGCTGCTAATGATGAAACGTCAG AAATGGAACTGCTCACAGGATGGCAACAACTTGGAGCAAAAACCAAAGTTTGCAAAGTCAGAGGGATTTGCAAATGGCTTACATCCTCATCCTTATGGTCCTCCTGTTCCATCTAACCCCACTATTGTTCATAATACTTTTCCTACCAATACTGATGCCACTACCCTGCAACAAGAGCAGCATCCACCCCTACAAGAACAGGCTGAAGTAAAACTATCTTTGTTTCATTGGCAAATACAGCAAGAGATGCAGAGAGTTGGAAGGATTTCTCTTGAGCAGCTGACCATGCAGGATTCAGATGGTGATAC ATTTCTTCACATTGCCGTTGCACAAGGTAGACGAGCTCTTGCTTTTGCGCTTGCTGCCAGAATGGCTACCTGCAGCTCTCTGGACATGAAGGAACACAACCGGCAG ACAGCACTTCAAATTGCCGCTGCCTCCAATCAGCACTTAATTGTTCAGGACCTGCTGGGACATGGCGCTGATATCAACAGCCGGGACCTGTGGGGCCGCTCtcctctgcatgtgtgtgctgaAAAAGGTCATCCTCTTAGTCTTCGG AGCATTTGGACAACCCTGATGGGGAGTGGGAGACAGATTGATGTTGAAATGTACAATTATGATG GTTTAACTCCGCTGCACTCAGCAGTCTTGTCCCACAATGCTGTTGTTAAAGAGCAGAGGAGGCAGGGAAATGCTTGTTCCTTCATGatgacagagcagcagcagaggaagcaGACTTATATCGATTGTATTAAGACTCTGCTGCTTATGGGCGCCTCTTATGCAACAAAG GATTTAAAAAGCGGACGTACGTGTTTGCACATGGCTGCTGAGGAGGCAAATATGGATCTCTTTCACATCTTCTTCCAAGATCCATCCTCGCTGTCAATTGTGAATGTTAag ACATTCAGTGGCAACACACCCCTGCACATCGCCAGCTCTGTGCAAAGCAGCAACGGTCAAGTGGAGGCGGTGAAGCTGCTTATGCAAAAAGGAGCTGACCCTGGGATCAAGAACTTGGAGAACGATCTGGCGTTTCAGCTGGTGCCTGAAGGACCCGTAGGTGAAAAG TTGCGGAAGATCCTCAAAGGGAAGTACCACCATGCTTAA
- the n6amt1 gene encoding methyltransferase N6AMT1, which produces MSTGFPTPVYSHAGRGVFRDVYEPAEDSFLLIDALEKDAERLQLISPCVCLEVGSGSGVVSAFLASVIGPSALYLCTDVNPAAAECTAKTASCNSVSLQPVITSLVDSFLPRLSGKVDILLFNPPYVVTPSEEVGSRGIEAAWAGGKRGREVTDRFLPLVAQLLSSKGIFYLITIAENDPEEIICLLGKSGLKGESCLSTRAGNERLSVLRFHRS; this is translated from the exons ATGTCAACAGGTTTCCCTACACCTGTGTACTCTCACGCGGGACGAGGAGTCTTCAGGGACGTTTACGAGCCGGCGGAAGACTCGTTTCTTTTAATTGACGCTCTGGAAAAAGATGCAGAGAGGCTGCAGCTGATAAG TCCGTGTGTTTGTTTGGAGGTGGGAAGTGGTTCTGGAGTGGTGTCAGCCTTTCTGGCGTCAGTTATTGGACCTTCAGCTCTTTATCT TTGCACTGATGTGAATCCTGCAGCCGCTGAATGCACAGCAAAGACCGCTTCCTGCAACAGTGTGTCCCTGCAGCCTGTTATCACATCCCTG GTTGACTCTTTTCTTCCTCGGTTAAGTGGGAAAGTGGATATCCTCCTCTTCAACCCTCCTTATGTGGTCACCCCTTCAGAGGAG gtTGGCAGCCGAGGTATAGAAGCAGCCTGGGCTGGTGGGAAACGAGGACGAGAGGTTACAGACAGATTTCTTCCTTTGGTAGCTCAGCTACTCTCCAGTAAAGGGATATTCTACCTCATTACTATAGCTGAGAATGACCCAG AGGAGATCATCTGCTTACtaggaaaaagtggtttgaaagGAGAGTCATGCTTGTCGACGAGAGCAGGGAATGAGAGACTGTCTGTGCTGCGCTTCCATCGGAGCTGA